Proteins found in one Amycolatopsis umgeniensis genomic segment:
- the frr gene encoding ribosome recycling factor — protein sequence MIDETLLDAEEKMEKAVSVAKEDLSSVRTGRAHPGMFSRVVVDYYGAPTPLNQLAGVNIPEARMALIKPYDQSALNAIEKAIRESDLGVNPSNDGNVIRIVIPQLTEERRKEMVKVAKSKGEDARVSIRSVRRKAKEELDRIKKDGEAGEDEVVHAEKELQNLTDSYTHKVDELVKHKEAELLEV from the coding sequence GTGATCGACGAGACCCTCCTCGACGCCGAGGAGAAGATGGAAAAAGCGGTGTCCGTCGCCAAGGAGGACCTGTCGTCGGTGCGCACCGGCCGGGCCCACCCTGGGATGTTCTCGCGCGTTGTCGTCGACTACTACGGCGCGCCGACCCCGCTGAACCAGCTGGCGGGCGTCAACATCCCCGAAGCCCGGATGGCGTTGATCAAGCCTTACGACCAGAGCGCGCTCAACGCCATCGAGAAGGCGATCCGCGAGTCGGACCTCGGCGTCAACCCGAGCAACGACGGCAACGTGATCCGCATCGTCATCCCGCAGCTCACCGAAGAGCGCCGCAAGGAGATGGTGAAGGTCGCCAAGTCCAAGGGTGAGGACGCCCGCGTCTCGATCCGCAGCGTCCGCCGCAAGGCCAAGGAAGAGCTGGACCGGATCAAGAAGGACGGCGAGGCGGGCGAGGACGAGGTCGTCCACGCCGAGAAGGAACTCCAGAACCTCACCGACTCGTACACGCACAAGGTCGACGAGCTGGTGAAACACAAGGAAGCCGAGCTACTCGAGGTCTGA
- the pyrH gene encoding UMP kinase, which produces MGVRVEGGYRRVLLKLGGEMFGGGSIGVDPDVVHSVAQQIADVARTGVQIAVVIGGGNYFRGAELSQRGMDRDRADYMAMLGTVMNCLALQDFLEKEGLPTRVQTAITMGQVAEPYIPRRAERHLEKGRVVIFGAGVGMPYFSTDTAAAQRALELGCEAVLMAKAVDGVYTADPKSDPTAEMFHEISHREVLERDLKVADATAFSLCMDNNMPIIVFNLLTEGNIARAVSGERIGTLVDTPADGVPA; this is translated from the coding sequence ATGGGTGTCCGGGTCGAAGGCGGATACCGGCGAGTGCTGCTGAAGCTGGGCGGCGAGATGTTCGGCGGCGGTTCCATCGGGGTTGATCCGGATGTGGTGCACTCGGTCGCTCAGCAGATCGCCGACGTCGCGCGGACGGGCGTGCAGATCGCCGTCGTGATCGGCGGCGGCAACTACTTCCGCGGCGCGGAACTGTCGCAGCGCGGCATGGACCGTGACCGCGCGGACTACATGGCGATGCTCGGCACCGTCATGAACTGCTTGGCACTGCAGGACTTCCTGGAGAAGGAGGGCCTGCCCACCCGCGTGCAGACCGCCATCACCATGGGACAGGTCGCCGAGCCGTACATCCCGCGCCGCGCCGAGCGTCACCTGGAGAAGGGCCGCGTCGTCATCTTCGGCGCCGGGGTCGGCATGCCCTACTTCTCGACGGACACCGCCGCCGCGCAGCGCGCGCTCGAGCTCGGCTGCGAGGCCGTCTTGATGGCGAAGGCCGTCGACGGCGTCTACACCGCGGACCCGAAGAGCGACCCGACAGCCGAGATGTTCCACGAGATCAGCCACCGCGAGGTGCTGGAACGGGACCTCAAGGTCGCCGACGCCACCGCGTTCAGCCTGTGCATGGACAACAACATGCCGATCATCGTGTTCAATCTGCTCACCGAGGGGAACATCGCTCGCGCGGTCAGTGGTGAGAGGATCGGCACACTGGTCGACACCCCCGCCGACGGGGTGCCCGCGTAG
- the tsf gene encoding translation elongation factor Ts, with protein MANYTAADVKRLRELTGSGMMNCKKALEENDGDFDKAVEFLRIKGAKDVGKRAERATAEGLVAGQDGVLIELDSETDFVAKNEDFQALAAKIVEVAKAEKTSDVEKLKAASLDGKTVEETVQEMAARIGEKLELRRVAAYEGTTATYLHRRGADLPPAVGVLIEYTGEGEAAAEAARGAAMQVAALKAKFLTREEVPADVVENERRVAEATAREEGKPEQAMPKIIEGKVNAYYKDNVLLEQPSVKDNKKTVKALLDEAGVTVSRFARFEVGQA; from the coding sequence ATGGCGAACTACACCGCCGCAGACGTGAAGCGCCTCCGCGAGCTGACCGGCTCCGGCATGATGAACTGCAAGAAGGCGCTGGAGGAGAACGACGGCGACTTCGACAAGGCCGTCGAGTTCCTGCGCATCAAGGGCGCCAAGGACGTCGGCAAGCGCGCCGAGCGCGCCACCGCCGAGGGCCTCGTCGCCGGCCAGGACGGCGTGCTGATCGAGCTCGACTCCGAGACCGACTTCGTCGCGAAGAACGAGGACTTCCAGGCCCTCGCCGCGAAGATCGTCGAGGTCGCCAAGGCCGAGAAGACCAGCGATGTCGAGAAGCTGAAGGCCGCCTCGCTCGACGGCAAGACCGTCGAAGAGACCGTCCAGGAGATGGCCGCCCGCATCGGCGAGAAGCTCGAGCTTCGCCGCGTCGCCGCCTACGAAGGCACCACCGCCACGTACCTGCACCGTCGCGGTGCGGACCTCCCGCCCGCCGTCGGCGTGCTCATCGAGTACACCGGTGAGGGCGAGGCCGCCGCCGAGGCCGCTCGTGGTGCCGCCATGCAGGTCGCCGCGCTCAAGGCCAAGTTCCTCACGCGCGAAGAGGTTCCGGCCGACGTCGTCGAGAACGAGCGTCGCGTCGCCGAGGCCACCGCCCGCGAAGAGGGCAAGCCGGAGCAGGCCATGCCCAAGATCATCGAGGGCAAGGTCAACGCCTACTACAAGGACAACGTCCTGCTCGAGCAGCCGTCGGTCAAGGACAACAAGAAGACCGTCAAGGCCCTGCTCGACGAGGCCGGCGTGACCGTGAGCCGGTTCGCCCGGTTCGAGGTCGGCCAGGCCTGA
- the rpsB gene encoding 30S ribosomal protein S2 gives MAVVTMKQLLDSGVHFGHQTRRWNPKMKRYIFTERNGIYIIDLQQTLTYIDRAFEFIKETVAHGGTIMFVGTKKQAQEAIASEAARVGMPYVNQRWLGGMLTNFQTVHKRLLRLKELESQEQTGGFAGLTKREILTLTREKDKLEKTLGGIRDMAKVPSIVWIVDTKKEHIAVGEARKLNIPVVAILDTNCDPDEVDYPIPGNDDAIRSAALLTKVVAEAAAAGLMARSSRNGSASADTKPEAGVATDEPLAEWEKELLAGSETAAADAKEAAVATGAAAEAPAEAPAEQATASS, from the coding sequence ATGGCCGTCGTCACCATGAAGCAGCTGCTCGACAGCGGCGTGCACTTCGGGCACCAGACCCGTCGGTGGAACCCGAAGATGAAGCGCTACATCTTCACCGAGCGCAATGGCATCTACATCATCGACCTTCAGCAGACGCTGACCTACATCGACCGTGCGTTCGAGTTCATCAAGGAAACCGTCGCGCACGGCGGCACCATCATGTTCGTCGGCACCAAGAAGCAGGCCCAGGAAGCCATCGCTTCCGAGGCCGCTCGCGTGGGCATGCCCTACGTGAACCAGCGCTGGCTGGGCGGCATGCTGACCAACTTCCAGACGGTGCACAAGCGTCTCCTCCGCCTGAAGGAGCTCGAGTCGCAGGAGCAGACCGGCGGCTTCGCCGGCCTCACCAAGCGAGAGATCCTCACGCTCACCCGTGAGAAGGACAAGCTCGAGAAGACTCTCGGCGGTATCCGCGACATGGCCAAGGTGCCGAGCATCGTGTGGATCGTCGACACGAAGAAGGAGCACATCGCCGTCGGCGAGGCTCGCAAGCTGAACATCCCGGTCGTCGCGATCCTCGACACCAACTGCGACCCGGACGAGGTCGACTACCCGATTCCGGGTAACGACGACGCGATCCGTTCGGCCGCGCTGCTGACCAAGGTCGTGGCCGAGGCCGCCGCCGCCGGTCTGATGGCCCGTTCCAGCCGCAACGGTTCCGCTTCGGCCGACACCAAGCCCGAAGCGGGCGTCGCCACCGACGAGCCGCTGGCCGAGTGGGAGAAGGAGCTGCTCGCCGGTTCCGAGACCGCCGCCGCGGACGCCAAGGAAGCCGCCGTCGCGACCGGCGCGGCCGCCGAGGCCCCGGCTGAGGCTCCGGCCGAGCAGGCCACCGCCTCCTCCTGA
- a CDS encoding murein hydrolase activator EnvC family protein, producing the protein MTTTTCSRPVTRHSFAIDRTGGRHRRPGHPRRLPRLAVLATALALLASSTMPGTARGAPSPQGRLSWPLSPAPSVTRYFEPPATPYGPGHRGVDLAAAPGTNVLAAAEGVVMFAGQVAGRGVVSIDHEGGLRATYQPLALTVTAGDQVYRGQVLGTLAAGHPGCPEPACLHFGVRRGEEYVDPLALIGEPSEIRLKPWEGS; encoded by the coding sequence ATGACGACGACGACCTGTTCCCGCCCTGTCACCAGGCATTCCTTCGCGATCGACCGCACCGGCGGCAGGCACCGCCGCCCGGGGCACCCCCGGCGCCTCCCCCGCCTCGCGGTCCTCGCGACAGCGCTCGCTCTCTTGGCTTCGTCGACGATGCCGGGAACGGCCAGAGGCGCCCCTTCGCCGCAAGGGCGCCTGTCTTGGCCGCTGTCCCCGGCACCGAGCGTCACCAGGTACTTCGAGCCACCGGCGACGCCCTACGGCCCCGGTCACCGCGGCGTCGACCTCGCCGCCGCACCGGGCACGAACGTGCTCGCGGCCGCCGAAGGAGTGGTGATGTTCGCCGGGCAGGTGGCGGGCCGCGGGGTGGTTTCGATAGATCACGAAGGAGGGCTGCGCGCCACTTACCAACCTCTCGCCCTCACAGTCACCGCGGGTGATCAGGTCTACCGAGGTCAAGTGCTCGGGACGCTCGCCGCGGGGCATCCGGGCTGCCCGGAACCGGCTTGCCTGCATTTCGGCGTCCGGCGGGGTGAGGAGTACGTCGATCCGCTGGCGTTGATCGGCGAACCGTCGGAGATCCGCCTCAAACCTTGGGAAGGAAGCTAG
- a CDS encoding FliA/WhiG family RNA polymerase sigma factor: MTRRPGPAAHAHPHEHEHGDHPESHAENGGPMTADPHVTEAAGKHRPGGDGSAVASETRSGYEVDAGIQALWREFTESPDQLVRDRLVLHYAPLVKYVAGRVGTGLPTHVDVGDLIQSGIFGLVDAIEKFEPARGLRFETYAMQRIRGAILDDLRSQDWVPRAVRSKAREAERALERLGARLNRTPTDAELAAELEISVDDLREFYGQMQLTSVIALEDLVAAGKDSGSLVDTLPDDGAVDPVAVLVDQDNRRQLAQAIAQLTERDRIVVGLYYFESLTLAEIGKVLGVTESRVSQLHTRAVMRLRAKLVEQA; the protein is encoded by the coding sequence GTGACCCGGCGGCCCGGACCGGCGGCGCACGCGCATCCGCACGAGCACGAGCACGGAGACCACCCTGAGTCGCATGCTGAGAACGGCGGTCCGATGACCGCCGACCCACATGTCACCGAAGCCGCCGGGAAACACCGTCCCGGCGGAGACGGTTCTGCCGTCGCGTCCGAAACGCGGTCGGGCTACGAGGTGGACGCCGGGATCCAGGCGCTGTGGCGGGAGTTCACCGAGTCGCCGGACCAGCTAGTACGCGACAGGCTCGTGCTGCACTACGCCCCGCTCGTCAAATACGTCGCGGGCCGGGTCGGCACCGGCCTGCCGACCCACGTCGACGTCGGCGACCTCATCCAGTCCGGGATCTTCGGCCTCGTCGACGCGATCGAGAAATTCGAGCCCGCCAGGGGCCTGCGGTTCGAGACCTACGCCATGCAGCGCATCCGGGGCGCGATCCTCGACGACCTCCGCTCCCAGGACTGGGTCCCCCGGGCGGTGCGCAGCAAGGCCCGCGAGGCCGAACGCGCGCTGGAACGCCTCGGCGCCCGGCTGAACCGCACGCCCACCGACGCCGAACTGGCGGCCGAACTCGAAATCAGCGTCGACGACCTGCGCGAGTTCTACGGCCAGATGCAGCTGACCAGCGTCATCGCGCTCGAAGACCTGGTCGCCGCCGGCAAGGACAGCGGCTCGCTGGTCGACACCCTGCCCGACGACGGCGCCGTCGACCCGGTGGCCGTCCTGGTCGACCAGGACAACCGTCGCCAGCTGGCGCAGGCGATCGCCCAGCTCACCGAACGCGACCGGATCGTGGTCGGCCTCTACTACTTCGAGAGCCTGACCCTCGCCGAGATCGGCAAGGTCCTCGGCGTCACCGAGTCGCGGGTCAGCCAGCTCCACACCCGCGCCGTCATGCGGTTGCGCGCGAAACTGGTCGAGCAGGCCTGA
- a CDS encoding tyrosine recombinase XerC, which yields MPSTEGPHGTGKRARRPDLRAARAALPEPVRKLIDDYERHLSLERGLSVHTVRAYLGDVVSLAGFVDVNGGRFEDLDIGTLRGWLARQREEGASRTTLARRAAAARTFTAWAHRGGALASDPGGRLVAPRAHRKLPGVLRAEQASEVMRSSAAGAEQRDPVALRDSAIVELLYATGVRVSELCGLDTGDVDFSRRVVLVLGKGGKERVVPFGVPAEAALRVWLDEGRGKLAVEKNGQTEAALFLGARGGRLDPRAARRVVHDAVGSVPGANDMGPHGLRHSAATHLLEGGADLRSVQELLGHATLATTQLYTHVTVDRLKAIHDRAHPRAR from the coding sequence ATGCCGTCGACCGAAGGTCCCCACGGCACGGGAAAACGCGCCCGCAGACCCGATCTGCGCGCCGCCCGTGCCGCGCTGCCGGAGCCTGTCCGGAAGCTGATCGACGACTACGAGCGGCACCTTTCCCTGGAACGCGGGCTGTCCGTGCATACGGTGCGCGCCTATCTCGGCGACGTGGTGTCGCTGGCCGGTTTCGTGGACGTGAACGGCGGCCGGTTCGAGGATCTCGACATCGGGACGCTGCGCGGCTGGCTCGCCCGGCAACGCGAGGAAGGGGCCAGCCGGACGACGCTGGCCAGGCGAGCGGCGGCCGCCCGCACCTTCACCGCGTGGGCTCATCGAGGCGGGGCGCTCGCGTCCGATCCCGGCGGGCGGCTGGTGGCGCCGCGTGCGCACCGCAAACTCCCCGGGGTCCTCCGGGCGGAGCAGGCGAGCGAGGTCATGCGCTCCTCAGCCGCCGGTGCCGAACAGCGAGACCCGGTGGCCTTGAGGGACAGTGCCATCGTGGAACTGCTCTACGCGACCGGTGTACGGGTCTCGGAACTATGCGGACTGGATACGGGCGACGTCGACTTCTCCCGCCGCGTCGTGCTCGTACTGGGCAAGGGCGGCAAGGAACGCGTCGTGCCGTTCGGCGTTCCCGCCGAAGCGGCCTTGCGGGTGTGGCTGGACGAGGGCAGGGGAAAGCTCGCCGTCGAAAAGAACGGCCAGACGGAAGCCGCGCTCTTCCTGGGAGCGCGCGGAGGCAGGCTCGACCCGCGGGCGGCCCGCCGGGTCGTCCACGACGCCGTCGGCTCGGTCCCGGGCGCGAACGACATGGGGCCGCACGGCCTGAGGCATTCCGCGGCCACCCATCTGCTCGAAGGCGGCGCCGATCTTCGGAGCGTTCAGGAACTGCTTGGTCACGCTACGCTGGCCACAACGCAGCTCTACACTCATGTGACCGTCGATCGGCTGAAGGCGATCCACGACCGCGCACACCCCCGGGCCCGATGA
- the dprA gene encoding DNA-processing protein DprA, whose translation MSEIEAQRIARSYLLRVAEPPAPALADFVGEHGPVVAAERVRLIDCPPKVRDETAARRAHDYAERDLERSAGTETRLVIPEDDEWPAWPLLSLAVAQNRGVPGTAPPLGLWVRGPARLDEAVDQAIAIVGARAATEYGEHNAAEVGYHLASRGIPVFSGAAYGIDGAAHRGALSADGTTVAVLGCGVDAGYPAQHTTLLRTIGKTGAVVSEYPPGTSPARHRFLVRNRLIAALTEGTVVVEAGRRSGARNTAGTAGALGKVVMAMPGPVSSGMSAGCHALIREGEATLVTSVDEILETAGRLGRQSADPSKPRRRTDRLGPEALRVHDALSERSARPEERIAAESGIPVERIRVLLPGLELDGFAERGDAGWRRRTAKT comes from the coding sequence ATGAGTGAAATCGAAGCCCAGCGGATCGCGCGGTCGTATCTGCTGCGCGTAGCCGAGCCCCCGGCACCCGCCTTGGCCGATTTCGTCGGCGAACACGGCCCGGTCGTCGCCGCGGAACGGGTACGGCTGATCGATTGCCCGCCGAAGGTGCGCGACGAGACGGCCGCGCGCCGAGCGCACGACTACGCCGAGCGAGATCTGGAGCGGTCGGCCGGCACCGAGACCAGGCTCGTCATCCCGGAAGACGACGAATGGCCGGCATGGCCGTTGCTTTCGCTGGCCGTCGCCCAGAACAGGGGTGTCCCCGGGACAGCGCCTCCGCTGGGTCTGTGGGTGCGTGGCCCGGCGAGGCTCGACGAGGCTGTCGATCAGGCGATCGCGATCGTCGGCGCCCGCGCGGCGACCGAATACGGTGAGCACAACGCCGCCGAAGTGGGCTATCACCTGGCGAGCCGGGGGATCCCGGTGTTCTCCGGCGCGGCCTACGGCATCGACGGCGCGGCGCACCGGGGCGCGCTGAGCGCGGACGGCACGACGGTCGCCGTACTCGGCTGCGGGGTCGACGCCGGCTACCCGGCCCAGCACACGACCTTGTTGCGCACCATCGGGAAAACCGGCGCGGTGGTCAGCGAGTACCCGCCGGGAACCTCGCCCGCGAGGCACCGTTTCCTCGTCCGGAACAGGCTCATCGCGGCGCTCACGGAAGGGACCGTCGTGGTCGAGGCGGGCAGGCGCAGCGGTGCGCGGAACACCGCCGGTACCGCCGGGGCCCTGGGCAAGGTCGTGATGGCGATGCCGGGACCGGTGTCGTCGGGGATGTCCGCCGGCTGTCACGCGCTGATCCGCGAGGGCGAGGCCACGCTGGTGACCTCGGTCGACGAGATCCTCGAGACCGCCGGACGGCTGGGACGGCAGAGCGCGGATCCGTCGAAACCGCGCCGCCGCACCGATCGGCTCGGCCCGGAGGCGCTGCGGGTGCACGACGCGCTGTCCGAGCGGTCGGCGAGACCGGAAGAACGGATCGCCGCCGAGTCCGGTATCCCGGTCGAGCGGATCCGTGTGCTGCTTCCCGGACTGGAGCTCGACGGTTTCGCGGAAAGAGGTGACGCAGGGTGGCGAAGACGGACCGCCAAGACCTGA
- a CDS encoding YifB family Mg chelatase-like AAA ATPase, translating into MALAKAWSVALLGVDGKMIEIEADIGGGSPKVTMVGLPDTGLKEAKDRVRSAVRNSRQTWPDERVILGLSPANLPKVGSGYDLGIAAAVLAATGSVPATKLLNTVLLGELALDGRVRAVRGVLPGLLAARNAGYRRAVVPAESLFEAALVDGLEVGGVARLSDFVDWLKGEGELARPEPFVEQEPPEVPDLADVVGQPEARWALEVAAAGGHHLLMTGPPGVGKTMLAKRLPGLLPRLTAEESLQVTAVHSIDGSLSRSAPLVTVPPFVAPHHSISVPALIGGGSGLAVPGAISRAHRGILFLDEVCEFGPERLESLRTVLEEGEVRIARVKGAVRYPARFQLVLATNPCPCAPTKDADCTCSASARRRYLGRLSGPLLDRVDLRVRLRPLSALGAHLSEPPESSATVRERVLEARERAGKRWAEHGWPTNAEVPGPALRREFALPPQVTALLDRALERGSITARGADRCLRIAWTLADLKGADKPEADEVAAALNFRERSSG; encoded by the coding sequence ATGGCGTTGGCGAAGGCCTGGTCCGTCGCGCTCCTCGGGGTCGACGGCAAGATGATCGAGATCGAGGCCGACATCGGCGGCGGGTCGCCGAAGGTGACGATGGTCGGCCTGCCCGACACCGGGCTGAAAGAGGCTAAGGACAGGGTCCGTTCCGCCGTCCGCAATTCGCGGCAGACGTGGCCGGACGAAAGGGTGATCCTCGGCCTGTCGCCCGCCAACCTGCCGAAGGTGGGGTCCGGTTACGACCTGGGCATCGCGGCGGCGGTCCTGGCGGCGACGGGGTCGGTCCCGGCCACGAAACTGCTGAACACCGTGCTGCTCGGCGAACTCGCCCTCGACGGCCGGGTCCGGGCCGTCCGAGGGGTGCTGCCGGGACTGCTGGCGGCGCGCAACGCCGGGTACCGGCGGGCGGTCGTACCCGCCGAGTCGTTGTTCGAAGCCGCTCTCGTGGACGGTCTTGAGGTCGGTGGGGTAGCCCGGCTGAGCGATTTCGTGGACTGGCTCAAGGGAGAAGGGGAACTCGCCCGGCCAGAGCCGTTCGTCGAGCAGGAACCACCGGAGGTCCCCGACCTCGCCGACGTCGTGGGACAGCCGGAAGCGCGGTGGGCACTGGAGGTGGCCGCGGCGGGCGGACATCACCTGCTGATGACCGGCCCTCCCGGGGTGGGCAAGACGATGCTGGCGAAACGCTTGCCCGGCCTTCTCCCGCGACTGACCGCCGAAGAGTCGTTGCAGGTCACCGCGGTGCATTCGATCGACGGTTCACTTTCACGCTCGGCACCGCTGGTCACCGTTCCGCCGTTCGTCGCCCCGCATCATTCGATCAGCGTGCCCGCCCTGATCGGCGGCGGCAGCGGCCTGGCCGTGCCAGGGGCGATCAGCAGGGCGCATCGGGGCATCCTGTTCCTCGACGAGGTCTGCGAGTTCGGTCCGGAACGGCTGGAGTCGCTGCGCACGGTGCTCGAAGAGGGCGAAGTGCGGATCGCGAGGGTCAAAGGCGCCGTCCGGTATCCGGCACGCTTCCAACTGGTGCTGGCGACCAACCCTTGTCCTTGCGCCCCGACGAAGGACGCTGATTGCACCTGTTCGGCTTCAGCGCGAAGACGGTACTTGGGCCGCTTGTCCGGCCCGTTACTCGATCGGGTGGATCTGCGCGTCCGGCTGCGCCCGCTTTCCGCGCTCGGCGCACATCTGAGCGAGCCGCCGGAATCGTCGGCGACCGTCCGGGAACGAGTGCTGGAAGCTCGTGAACGAGCGGGGAAACGCTGGGCGGAGCATGGCTGGCCGACGAACGCGGAAGTGCCCGGCCCGGCGCTGCGCCGCGAGTTCGCGCTGCCGCCGCAGGTCACGGCGTTGCTGGACAGGGCGCTGGAGCGGGGTTCGATCACCGCGCGCGGCGCGGACCGCTGCCTTCGCATCGCGTGGACGCTCGCCGATCTGAAGGGCGCAGACAAGCCGGAGGCGGACGAGGTCGCGGCGGCCCTGAACTTCCGGGAGAGGTCATCCGGATGA
- a CDS encoding YraN family protein — protein sequence MMNTAEQPSAGAPHIEVGRWGEELAVRHLEKAGYVVLSRNWRCREGELDLVATDKKRLVFCEVKTRTGLGFGSPAEAVTPDKADRIRRLAHQWQRTFMLRWCPVRYDIIAIVARPGAQPQVRHIKAAF from the coding sequence ATGATGAACACGGCCGAACAGCCGTCCGCCGGGGCACCGCATATCGAGGTGGGTCGCTGGGGAGAAGAACTCGCGGTCCGGCATCTGGAGAAGGCGGGCTACGTCGTCCTGAGCCGCAACTGGCGTTGTCGCGAGGGCGAGCTGGACCTCGTGGCGACGGACAAGAAGCGCCTCGTCTTCTGCGAGGTGAAGACGAGGACGGGGCTGGGCTTCGGCAGCCCGGCCGAGGCCGTGACCCCGGACAAGGCGGATCGCATCCGCCGTCTCGCGCATCAGTGGCAGCGCACGTTCATGCTCCGCTGGTGCCCGGTCCGCTACGACATCATCGCGATCGTCGCCCGGCCCGGTGCCCAGCCGCAGGTCCGGCATATCAAGGCGGCGTTCTGA
- a CDS encoding DUF2469 domain-containing protein codes for MSAEDLEKYETEMELSLYREYRDIVGQFSYVVETERRFYLANAVDVQVRDGGGEVYFEVRMSDAWVWDMYRPARFVKHVRVITFKDVNVEELDKPDLRLPEDGPFSG; via the coding sequence ATGAGCGCAGAGGATCTCGAGAAGTACGAGACCGAGATGGAGCTCTCGCTTTACCGCGAGTATCGCGACATAGTCGGCCAGTTCTCGTACGTGGTGGAGACCGAGCGGCGGTTCTATCTGGCCAACGCCGTCGACGTGCAGGTGCGCGACGGTGGCGGTGAGGTGTACTTCGAGGTCCGCATGTCCGACGCGTGGGTTTGGGACATGTACCGGCCCGCCAGGTTCGTCAAGCACGTCCGGGTCATCACGTTCAAGGACGTCAACGTCGAGGAACTCGACAAGCCGGATCTCCGGCTACCGGAGGACGGTCCGTTCTCCGGCTGA
- a CDS encoding ribonuclease HII, with protein MVRGDLFWGLQGALDRRGLGPVAGVDEAGRGACAGPLVVAACVLRSGDAARLPELTDSKVLTAKARDRVYDRVVQRAVDYAVIVIPAAEVDLFGIHVMNLEGMRRAVSALRNTPGYVLTDGFRVSGLPAPSVPVIKGDKAVACVAAASVLAKVTRDRIMGDLHDVHPHYGFDVHKGYSTSEHSAALNTHGPSPVHRWSYANVATAAAAHRASPPHPVVLTVAALENPSVPIRALGPYVGNNERSAAGVSAESRGGARIS; from the coding sequence GTGGTGCGTGGCGACCTCTTCTGGGGGTTGCAGGGTGCGCTGGACCGGCGGGGCCTCGGGCCCGTCGCCGGTGTCGACGAGGCAGGGCGCGGTGCTTGCGCCGGCCCGCTCGTCGTGGCCGCCTGCGTCTTGCGCTCAGGCGACGCGGCCCGGCTTCCCGAGCTCACCGATTCCAAGGTCCTCACGGCCAAAGCCCGCGATCGGGTCTACGACCGGGTGGTCCAGCGCGCGGTGGACTACGCGGTCATCGTCATCCCGGCGGCCGAGGTCGACCTGTTCGGCATCCACGTCATGAACCTCGAAGGCATGCGGCGTGCCGTTTCGGCGCTGCGGAACACGCCGGGCTACGTCCTGACCGACGGATTCCGCGTCTCCGGGCTGCCGGCCCCGAGTGTGCCGGTGATCAAGGGGGACAAGGCCGTCGCTTGTGTGGCGGCGGCGTCCGTGCTGGCCAAGGTCACGCGGGACAGGATCATGGGCGACCTGCACGACGTCCACCCGCACTACGGCTTCGACGTGCACAAGGGCTACAGCACCAGTGAGCACAGCGCGGCGCTGAACACGCACGGTCCGAGTCCGGTGCATCGCTGGTCGTACGCGAATGTGGCCACCGCGGCCGCCGCGCACCGGGCGAGCCCGCCTCACCCGGTCGTGCTGACCGTCGCCGCACTGGAAAACCCAAGCGTGCCGATACGTGCCCTCGGCCCTTACGTGGGTAACAATGAACGCTCCGCCGCTGGAGTATCAGCAGAATCGCGAGGAGGGGCGCGGATTTCATGA